In one window of Pseudorasbora parva isolate DD20220531a chromosome 7, ASM2467924v1, whole genome shotgun sequence DNA:
- the LOC137082560 gene encoding uncharacterized protein isoform X2, with amino-acid sequence MNILLHPVVFFSLISLPLVTVCLNPVPVQFEKTPVLVASGKDAIFTVQTPVSDVSLIRWTDSGGTTLAMWANGNPVVISVPQYQGRISVTATQLKITNSQLRDSGNYSVSVEPSSATGLGVNTLSAQLKVFDAVTGVSLSLPPLPLEGVNVSLSCSWSAGSEVSVVWGKGGTALSSDTRITISAGSLIIKPARRDDAGEYTCTVSNAVSAQTAKATLSVYYGPDAPQLTKTSSECVGGGDATVGQTVRLTCTSTSLPPASFSWELNGQPVTAGQSGSGVLSLQIFSTNQSGSYACTAQNDITGGALKQQINLAIVVDRRLKDAIGLQKTNQNEGITIANSALVNGNHPDPTLHNSLPQNFTAVPNNNNGNINTMSQNIPSSSNPLHHNDHLNTHHNFSAIPDNGHQNNNSYPNNNPQRLFPQPVQHNPNILIQTGSSQPGALAHTVHVNLNTLPRTDQLNNTQPQTVHVNLNTYPPEANQPSQAIQQHADKRESALHSQHTSSNHHNGLLNSESLSLGNQTQTFLSNVTTNGSRQSNALIQTGHSHPTTQTYANRRTANSQSSEERTRHSSPVRTNNQLNDTSTRPQQMPWDRLQGTPAYPNREVDSSDSSRSSDGRSRSPQRNARRGRTGGRNRETEPEGRMTQAASQRGDLHTVIFRSQMDTNVQRQVIQQGISAQPRIQPTVPQTQTSQSQNPNHIGRSDGRHRETDREARMAQAPASQREDLQRPIAHNVLSHSQMDPNVQSQVIQQGLRTQLRIQPTVPQTQTSQSQNRNHVGLPLGTTTSQTHPQTQTATRPHQTGAQPSIPLTQAALRQHTTQTDNPFDNRIQQTQAALQNPGPSQPVQQHNKAGQRPPTPPPVLRPDQFQALPRERMHQARNIQPVNVQRKHRSPNVQRRTQVWHTSPQRLPGMHPMHGHPMHMQQVHRGRPRR; translated from the exons GTTTGCCTTTGGTCACTGTGTGTCTAAACCCTGTTCCAGTTCAGTTCGAGAAGACACCAGTGTTGGTGGCATCCGGGAAAGATGCCATCTTTACAGTACAGACGCCGGTGTCTGATGTGTCCCTTATCAGATGGACTGATAGTGGAGGGACTACATTGGCGATGTGGGCAAACGGTAACCCTGTTGTAATTTCCGTCCCGCAGTATCAGGGCCGAATCTCTGTCACTGCCACTCAGCTCAAAATCACGAACAGCCAGCTCCGTGATTCTGGAAACTACAGTGTCTCTGTCGAACCCTCTTCCGCCACTGGACTCGGTGTGAACACCCTTTCAGCGCAGCTCAAGGTGTTTG ACGCTGTGACCGGAGTGAGTTTGTCTCTACCTCCTCTGCCTCTGGAGGGTGTAAATGTGTCGCTGAGTTGCAGCTGGTCTGCCGGTTCAGAGGTCAGTGTGGTTTGGGGTAAAGGAGGCACTGCTCTGTCCTCTGACACCCGCATCACCATCAGCGCTGGATCTCTTATCATCAAGCCAGCCAGAAGAGATGATGCAGGGGAGTACACATGCACCGTCAGCAACGCCGTCAGTGCCCAAACAGCCAAGGCCACCCTCAGTGTGTACT ATGGTCCAGACGCCCCACAGTTGACAAAGACCTCAAGTGAGTGTGTTGGCGGTGGAGATGCCACGGTGGGACAGACGGTGCGTCTCACCTGTACGTCGACCTCTTTACCTCCTGCCTCCTTCTCATGGGAACTTAACGGCCAGCCGGTAACCGCCGGCCAATCAGGAAGTGGTGTGTTGAGTCTGCAGATCTTCTCCACCAATCAGAGTGGCTCTTATGCCTGCACGGCACAGAATGACATCACAGGAGGGGCTTTAAAGCAGCAGATAAACCTGGCCATTGTGG TTGATCGGAGACTCAAAGATGCTATTGGACTCCAGAAGACAAACCAGAATGAAGGCATCACA ATTGCAAACAGTGCTCTTGTCAATGGAAACCACCCTGATCCAACATTACACAACTCACTGCCACAGAACTTTACCGCCGTTCCCAATAACAACAATGGGAACATCAACACAATGTCACAAAACATTCCCAGCAGCTCCAACCCACTCCATCATAATGACCATCTGAACACACACCACAACTTCAGTGCAATCCCAGACAATGGGCATCAGAACAACAATTCATATCCAAACAATAACCCTCAGAGGTTGTTCCCACAGCCTGTCCAGCACAATCCTAATATTCTCATACAAACGGGCAGTTCTCAGCCTGGGGCACTTGCCCATACAGTTCATGTAAACCTCAACACGTTGCCACGTACTGACCAGCTTAACAATACACAACCTCAAACGGTGCATGTCAACTTAAACACATACCCTCCAGAAGCAAACCAGCCAAGTCAGGCAATCCAACAACATGCAGACAAGAGAGAAAGTGCTCTACATAGTCAGCATACGAGCAGCAACCATCACAATGGTTTGTTAAACTCTGAGTCTTTGAGTTTGGGTAATCAAACACAGACGTTTCTTAGTAATGTTACAACTAATGGATCTCGCCAATCCAACGCCCTCATTCAGACGGGCCACTCGCACCCTACCACCCAAACCTATGCAAACCGCCGAACTGCCAACTCACAATCTTCAGAAGAGCGAACTCGACATTCAAGCCCCGTTAGGACCAACAATCAGTTAAATGACACCAGCACGCGCCCCCAGCAGATGCCTTGGGACCGTTTGCAGGGAACGCCAGCGTACCCCAACCGTGAAGTCGACAGCTCAGACAGCAGTAGATCCTCGGATGGGCGGTCTAGATCTCCACAACGAAATGCAAGGCGGGGTCGTACTGGTGGGAGAAACCGGGAAACTGAACCTGAAGGCAGGATGACCCAAGCTGCTTCCCAAAGAGGAGACCTCCACACTGTGATCTTTCGCTCTCAAATGGATACAAATGTGCAGAGGCAAGTGATACAACAGGGCATCAGCGCACAGCCACGAATACAGCCTACAGTACCTCAAACCCAAACCTCTCAAAGTCAGAATCCAAACCACATTGGTCGTTCTGATGGGAGACACCGGGAGACTGATCGTGAAGCCAGGATGGCCCAAGCTCCTGCTTCCCAAAGAGAAGACCTCCAAAGACCAATCGCTCACAACGTGCTCAGCCACTCTCAAATGGACCCAAATGTGCAGAGCCAAGTAATACAACAGGGCCTCAGAACACAGCTGAGAATACAGCCTACAGTACCTCAAACCCAAACCTCTCAAAGTCAGAATCGAAACCACGTTGGTCTGCCTTTGGGAACGACTACATCTCAAACACATCCTCAGACGCAAACTGCCACCAGACCACATCAGACTGGTGCTCAGCCATCCATTCCTCTTACTCAGGCTGCACTACGCCAACACACCACCCAGACCGATAACCCCTTCGACAACAGGATCCAACAGACTCAAGCTGCCCTCCAGAACCCTGGACCTTCTCAACCCGTCCAGCAACACAACAAAGCAGGTCAGAGGCCTCCTACTCCACCTCCGGTGTTGAGGCCGGATCAGTTCCAGGCGCTTCCACGTGAACGCATGCATCAGGCACGCAACATCCAGCCTGTGAACGTGCAACGCAAACACAGATCTCCAAACGTGCAAAGACGGACTCAAGTGTGGCATACAAGCCCTCAACGATTGCCAGGAATGCATCCCATGCATGGACACCCAATGCACATGCAACAG
- the LOC137082560 gene encoding uncharacterized protein isoform X1, whose translation MNILLHPVVFFSLISLPLVTVCLNPVPVQFEKTPVLVASGKDAIFTVQTPVSDVSLIRWTDSGGTTLAMWANGNPVVISVPQYQGRISVTATQLKITNSQLRDSGNYSVSVEPSSATGLGVNTLSAQLKVFDAVTGVSLSLPPLPLEGVNVSLSCSWSAGSEVSVVWGKGGTALSSDTRITISAGSLIIKPARRDDAGEYTCTVSNAVSAQTAKATLSVYYGPDAPQLTKTSSECVGGGDATVGQTVRLTCTSTSLPPASFSWELNGQPVTAGQSGSGVLSLQIFSTNQSGSYACTAQNDITGGALKQQINLAIVGTCLSAGAVAGIVVACVVALIIIIIVIIVLLRQRNVDRRLKDAIGLQKTNQNEGITIANSALVNGNHPDPTLHNSLPQNFTAVPNNNNGNINTMSQNIPSSSNPLHHNDHLNTHHNFSAIPDNGHQNNNSYPNNNPQRLFPQPVQHNPNILIQTGSSQPGALAHTVHVNLNTLPRTDQLNNTQPQTVHVNLNTYPPEANQPSQAIQQHADKRESALHSQHTSSNHHNGLLNSESLSLGNQTQTFLSNVTTNGSRQSNALIQTGHSHPTTQTYANRRTANSQSSEERTRHSSPVRTNNQLNDTSTRPQQMPWDRLQGTPAYPNREVDSSDSSRSSDGRSRSPQRNARRGRTGGRNRETEPEGRMTQAASQRGDLHTVIFRSQMDTNVQRQVIQQGISAQPRIQPTVPQTQTSQSQNPNHIGRSDGRHRETDREARMAQAPASQREDLQRPIAHNVLSHSQMDPNVQSQVIQQGLRTQLRIQPTVPQTQTSQSQNRNHVGLPLGTTTSQTHPQTQTATRPHQTGAQPSIPLTQAALRQHTTQTDNPFDNRIQQTQAALQNPGPSQPVQQHNKAGQRPPTPPPVLRPDQFQALPRERMHQARNIQPVNVQRKHRSPNVQRRTQVWHTSPQRLPGMHPMHGHPMHMQQVHRGRPRR comes from the exons GTTTGCCTTTGGTCACTGTGTGTCTAAACCCTGTTCCAGTTCAGTTCGAGAAGACACCAGTGTTGGTGGCATCCGGGAAAGATGCCATCTTTACAGTACAGACGCCGGTGTCTGATGTGTCCCTTATCAGATGGACTGATAGTGGAGGGACTACATTGGCGATGTGGGCAAACGGTAACCCTGTTGTAATTTCCGTCCCGCAGTATCAGGGCCGAATCTCTGTCACTGCCACTCAGCTCAAAATCACGAACAGCCAGCTCCGTGATTCTGGAAACTACAGTGTCTCTGTCGAACCCTCTTCCGCCACTGGACTCGGTGTGAACACCCTTTCAGCGCAGCTCAAGGTGTTTG ACGCTGTGACCGGAGTGAGTTTGTCTCTACCTCCTCTGCCTCTGGAGGGTGTAAATGTGTCGCTGAGTTGCAGCTGGTCTGCCGGTTCAGAGGTCAGTGTGGTTTGGGGTAAAGGAGGCACTGCTCTGTCCTCTGACACCCGCATCACCATCAGCGCTGGATCTCTTATCATCAAGCCAGCCAGAAGAGATGATGCAGGGGAGTACACATGCACCGTCAGCAACGCCGTCAGTGCCCAAACAGCCAAGGCCACCCTCAGTGTGTACT ATGGTCCAGACGCCCCACAGTTGACAAAGACCTCAAGTGAGTGTGTTGGCGGTGGAGATGCCACGGTGGGACAGACGGTGCGTCTCACCTGTACGTCGACCTCTTTACCTCCTGCCTCCTTCTCATGGGAACTTAACGGCCAGCCGGTAACCGCCGGCCAATCAGGAAGTGGTGTGTTGAGTCTGCAGATCTTCTCCACCAATCAGAGTGGCTCTTATGCCTGCACGGCACAGAATGACATCACAGGAGGGGCTTTAAAGCAGCAGATAAACCTGGCCATTGTGG GTACATGTCTCAGTGCAGGGGCCGTAGCAGGGATTGTTGTTGCCTGTGTTGTTGCactcataattattattattgtcattattGTGCTTCTGCGGCAAAGAAACG TTGATCGGAGACTCAAAGATGCTATTGGACTCCAGAAGACAAACCAGAATGAAGGCATCACA ATTGCAAACAGTGCTCTTGTCAATGGAAACCACCCTGATCCAACATTACACAACTCACTGCCACAGAACTTTACCGCCGTTCCCAATAACAACAATGGGAACATCAACACAATGTCACAAAACATTCCCAGCAGCTCCAACCCACTCCATCATAATGACCATCTGAACACACACCACAACTTCAGTGCAATCCCAGACAATGGGCATCAGAACAACAATTCATATCCAAACAATAACCCTCAGAGGTTGTTCCCACAGCCTGTCCAGCACAATCCTAATATTCTCATACAAACGGGCAGTTCTCAGCCTGGGGCACTTGCCCATACAGTTCATGTAAACCTCAACACGTTGCCACGTACTGACCAGCTTAACAATACACAACCTCAAACGGTGCATGTCAACTTAAACACATACCCTCCAGAAGCAAACCAGCCAAGTCAGGCAATCCAACAACATGCAGACAAGAGAGAAAGTGCTCTACATAGTCAGCATACGAGCAGCAACCATCACAATGGTTTGTTAAACTCTGAGTCTTTGAGTTTGGGTAATCAAACACAGACGTTTCTTAGTAATGTTACAACTAATGGATCTCGCCAATCCAACGCCCTCATTCAGACGGGCCACTCGCACCCTACCACCCAAACCTATGCAAACCGCCGAACTGCCAACTCACAATCTTCAGAAGAGCGAACTCGACATTCAAGCCCCGTTAGGACCAACAATCAGTTAAATGACACCAGCACGCGCCCCCAGCAGATGCCTTGGGACCGTTTGCAGGGAACGCCAGCGTACCCCAACCGTGAAGTCGACAGCTCAGACAGCAGTAGATCCTCGGATGGGCGGTCTAGATCTCCACAACGAAATGCAAGGCGGGGTCGTACTGGTGGGAGAAACCGGGAAACTGAACCTGAAGGCAGGATGACCCAAGCTGCTTCCCAAAGAGGAGACCTCCACACTGTGATCTTTCGCTCTCAAATGGATACAAATGTGCAGAGGCAAGTGATACAACAGGGCATCAGCGCACAGCCACGAATACAGCCTACAGTACCTCAAACCCAAACCTCTCAAAGTCAGAATCCAAACCACATTGGTCGTTCTGATGGGAGACACCGGGAGACTGATCGTGAAGCCAGGATGGCCCAAGCTCCTGCTTCCCAAAGAGAAGACCTCCAAAGACCAATCGCTCACAACGTGCTCAGCCACTCTCAAATGGACCCAAATGTGCAGAGCCAAGTAATACAACAGGGCCTCAGAACACAGCTGAGAATACAGCCTACAGTACCTCAAACCCAAACCTCTCAAAGTCAGAATCGAAACCACGTTGGTCTGCCTTTGGGAACGACTACATCTCAAACACATCCTCAGACGCAAACTGCCACCAGACCACATCAGACTGGTGCTCAGCCATCCATTCCTCTTACTCAGGCTGCACTACGCCAACACACCACCCAGACCGATAACCCCTTCGACAACAGGATCCAACAGACTCAAGCTGCCCTCCAGAACCCTGGACCTTCTCAACCCGTCCAGCAACACAACAAAGCAGGTCAGAGGCCTCCTACTCCACCTCCGGTGTTGAGGCCGGATCAGTTCCAGGCGCTTCCACGTGAACGCATGCATCAGGCACGCAACATCCAGCCTGTGAACGTGCAACGCAAACACAGATCTCCAAACGTGCAAAGACGGACTCAAGTGTGGCATACAAGCCCTCAACGATTGCCAGGAATGCATCCCATGCATGGACACCCAATGCACATGCAACAG